The proteins below are encoded in one region of Kiritimatiellia bacterium:
- a CDS encoding bifunctional folylpolyglutamate synthase/dihydrofolate synthase, translated as MAHPEKLPLSDVLERLYRRNLHVIKLGLEPMRRLARELGDPHLAFPNVHVAGTNGKGSVCAIAASIFRAAGLRTGLYTSPHLERFHERIQVDGAPIGDAELSDGIDAVEAAAARVREDGERDVTFFEFTTGLAFRHFQRAGVQLAVIETGMGGRLDATNIVEPLACAITTIGFDHQKWLGDTLEKIAAEKAGIIKSSRPVVVGHLLPAADEVIERVARERRAHLVRASDVCSVERISQSVEWQDVRVETAGGLSVRARCPLIGRHQLANISIAVAMSEIALEQLGRPLSGAVLRAGLQEVVWPARAQLIERDPTTILDGAHNPQAMEALRRTIDEVRGDRPIGLVAGFLEDKDAVQCLAAWRGAAQKVWLVRLEDARAMESGELERAAVLAGIVNSEPPRPLDEAWDLARAWCREQGALLVITGSLHLAGAVLAHLRSSRQRGRSC; from the coding sequence GTGGCGCACCCCGAGAAGCTACCGCTCAGCGACGTCCTTGAGCGGCTTTACCGGCGCAACCTCCACGTCATCAAACTTGGCCTGGAGCCGATGCGGCGGCTCGCGCGAGAGCTTGGCGACCCGCATCTTGCCTTTCCCAACGTCCATGTGGCGGGCACGAATGGCAAGGGTTCGGTTTGTGCCATCGCGGCTTCCATTTTTCGGGCGGCCGGTTTGCGAACGGGCCTGTATACCTCTCCCCACTTGGAGCGATTTCATGAGCGGATCCAAGTGGATGGCGCTCCGATTGGTGATGCCGAACTCTCCGATGGGATTGACGCCGTTGAGGCGGCCGCGGCGCGTGTACGCGAAGACGGCGAGCGGGATGTGACGTTTTTCGAATTCACCACGGGATTGGCGTTCCGCCATTTTCAGCGGGCCGGCGTACAGCTTGCCGTGATCGAAACGGGCATGGGAGGTCGGCTGGACGCCACAAACATAGTTGAACCTCTGGCCTGTGCGATCACGACGATCGGCTTTGACCACCAAAAGTGGTTGGGAGACACGCTGGAGAAAATTGCTGCGGAAAAAGCCGGAATCATCAAGTCGAGCCGGCCAGTTGTTGTTGGCCATTTACTGCCCGCGGCGGATGAGGTGATTGAAAGGGTCGCTCGCGAGCGGCGGGCCCACCTTGTGCGCGCGTCTGACGTATGCAGCGTGGAACGTATCAGCCAAAGCGTAGAGTGGCAGGACGTCCGTGTCGAAACCGCTGGAGGCCTGAGCGTTCGCGCCCGTTGCCCGCTGATCGGACGCCATCAACTGGCAAATATTTCCATCGCCGTCGCGATGTCCGAGATTGCTCTGGAGCAACTTGGCCGACCCTTGAGCGGCGCCGTGCTTCGGGCAGGCTTACAAGAGGTGGTGTGGCCGGCTCGGGCGCAATTGATTGAGCGAGACCCGACAACGATTCTCGATGGAGCGCACAATCCCCAGGCGATGGAAGCGCTTCGCCGCACGATAGATGAGGTGCGTGGGGACAGGCCCATCGGCTTGGTGGCCGGCTTTCTCGAGGACAAAGATGCGGTTCAATGCCTGGCCGCCTGGCGTGGCGCGGCGCAAAAGGTCTGGCTCGTCCGGTTGGAAGACGCCAGGGCCATGGAGTCCGGGGAGTTGGAGCGAGCCGCCGTTCTCGCCGGCATCGTAAATTCTGAACCGCCTCGTCCGCTCGATGAGGCGTGGGACCTTGCTCGGGCTTGGTGTCGCGAACAGGGCGCTCTACTGGTCATAACTGGCTCACTTCATCTGGCGGGGGCCGTACTCGCGCACCTCCGATCATCCCGACAGCGCGGCCGATCATGTTGA
- the accD gene encoding acetyl-CoA carboxylase, carboxyltransferase subunit beta, with the protein MALFSKKNYSTVKVRKRDIPDGLWLKCPGCQEIVFKQELEENASVCPKCGHHFQMSRADRIKLLIEEGTFEEWDANLYSVDTLGFTGTASYTSKLEENIRKTGYNDAITIGRGRMAHHEIGLGVMDFSFLGASMGSVVGEKVTRLIEKSTALRLPVIIVCASGGARMYEGMFSLMQMAKTSAALAKHAQAGLPYIPVLTHPTTAGVMASFATLGDLIIAEPGALIGFAGPRVIKETTQQDLPEGFQRSEFLLKKGLLDKVVNRKALKQTLVTALDYLTGRPARPAPAQP; encoded by the coding sequence ATGGCTTTGTTTAGCAAGAAAAATTACTCAACGGTCAAGGTTAGGAAACGGGATATCCCGGACGGCCTCTGGCTGAAATGTCCGGGGTGCCAGGAAATCGTCTTCAAGCAGGAGCTCGAAGAGAACGCGTCCGTCTGCCCGAAGTGCGGCCATCATTTTCAGATGAGCCGTGCGGACCGGATAAAATTGCTGATAGAAGAAGGGACCTTCGAAGAATGGGATGCCAATCTTTACAGTGTTGACACACTGGGCTTCACCGGGACGGCCTCTTACACCAGCAAGCTGGAGGAAAACATTCGCAAGACCGGCTATAATGACGCGATCACCATCGGGCGTGGACGCATGGCGCACCATGAGATCGGACTGGGCGTCATGGACTTCTCATTTCTGGGGGCCAGCATGGGATCGGTTGTCGGCGAAAAGGTGACGCGGCTGATTGAGAAATCGACCGCGCTCCGTTTGCCCGTGATCATCGTTTGCGCGTCTGGGGGAGCGCGCATGTACGAGGGGATGTTCAGCCTGATGCAGATGGCGAAGACCAGCGCCGCACTCGCAAAGCATGCTCAGGCGGGGCTTCCCTACATTCCCGTGCTTACGCACCCCACGACAGCCGGGGTGATGGCCAGCTTTGCGACGCTGGGGGATCTGATCATTGCCGAACCCGGCGCGCTGATCGGCTTTGCCGGGCCTCGCGTCATCAAGGAAACGACGCAGCAAGACCTTCCTGAAGGTTTTCAGCGGTCGGAATTCCTTCTGAAAAAAGGACTCCTCGACAAGGTTGTCAATCGGAAAGCGCTCAAGCAGACGCTCGTCACGGCGCTCGACTACCTGACAGGCCGACCTGCGAGGCCGGCGCCCGCCCAACCGTAG
- a CDS encoding ComF family protein: protein MATATEWIWATLDLMYPRCCGACGAPIAEGPGFLCWPCRESLRPIGEPCCSRCGNPIEGRADHEFVCAHCDEMKPYFDLARSAVRFEGAAVGAVYTFKYRGGIWLQEELIQWLEACWTVWFCDGPRPDFVCPVPLHPARERARGFNQATLLSAGLARRIGCPHLPGALVRVRPTETQTHLTAKQRLSNVQEAFKAPSPARIRGQRALLVDDVMTTGATVSACARALKAAGCISVSVLTLARGQ from the coding sequence ATGGCGACCGCTACCGAATGGATTTGGGCGACGCTGGATCTGATGTACCCGCGGTGTTGTGGAGCATGCGGAGCGCCCATCGCCGAAGGTCCGGGATTTCTCTGCTGGCCCTGCCGGGAATCGCTGCGGCCCATCGGAGAACCCTGCTGTTCCCGATGCGGGAATCCGATCGAGGGTCGCGCCGACCACGAATTCGTCTGCGCGCATTGCGACGAAATGAAACCCTATTTTGACCTGGCGCGGTCGGCTGTTCGGTTCGAGGGCGCGGCAGTCGGGGCCGTGTACACGTTCAAATATCGGGGCGGAATCTGGCTTCAGGAGGAGCTGATTCAATGGCTTGAAGCGTGCTGGACGGTATGGTTTTGCGACGGACCCCGGCCGGATTTTGTTTGCCCGGTGCCTCTTCATCCCGCTCGTGAGCGGGCCCGTGGGTTCAATCAGGCGACGCTGCTTTCCGCGGGGCTGGCCCGTCGTATCGGGTGTCCGCACCTGCCAGGGGCGCTGGTCCGGGTTCGCCCGACGGAAACGCAAACGCATTTGACAGCGAAACAACGCCTTTCTAACGTTCAGGAAGCATTCAAGGCGCCCTCACCGGCTCGGATTCGCGGCCAGCGGGCGCTCCTGGTGGATGACGTGATGACAACGGGGGCAACGGTCAGCGCCTGTGCGCGCGCTCTCAAGGCGGCTGGGTGCATTTCTGTTTCGGTGCTGACACTGGCGCGCGGCCAGTGA
- a CDS encoding serine/threonine protein kinase translates to MLAVGQEFAGFAITRRLAAGGMTYLYVAVDSQQNRVVIRRLKPDYLRDKRIRNSFLHGAEILGHLHHPNVIRLIKAGIYQDEPFMALEYIESRNLRDLILRKDPLIYQNTLTILRQMASAIAYVHLSGFLHLDIKPENFIVRNDALVVLIDFDLATERKPKPVKISPLPGTFAYLPPETLLKNLVDEQTDIYAFGVTAYEMFTGHKPFEGVTLEDAKKNQLDPNGKPTRFRFHNVNLPAPMENLIYKCLAYRQSDRYPSMSLVLRDLETMV, encoded by the coding sequence ATGCTGGCCGTTGGTCAAGAGTTCGCGGGTTTTGCAATTACCCGTCGCCTCGCGGCAGGAGGAATGACCTACCTCTATGTGGCGGTCGATTCGCAACAGAACCGTGTTGTAATCCGTCGGCTGAAACCGGATTACCTTCGGGACAAGAGGATCCGAAATTCCTTTTTACACGGCGCCGAAATTCTCGGGCATCTGCACCATCCGAACGTGATCCGGCTCATCAAGGCCGGTATTTACCAGGACGAGCCGTTTATGGCGCTGGAATACATCGAGTCCCGAAATCTCCGCGATCTCATTCTGCGAAAAGACCCGCTGATTTACCAAAACACACTCACCATTTTGAGGCAAATGGCGTCCGCCATCGCCTATGTACATTTGTCCGGCTTCCTCCACCTCGACATAAAACCCGAAAATTTCATCGTGCGGAATGATGCGCTCGTCGTGCTGATCGACTTCGACCTCGCGACCGAACGCAAACCTAAACCCGTCAAAATATCCCCGCTGCCAGGCACGTTCGCGTACCTGCCGCCCGAGACCCTGCTCAAAAACCTTGTCGATGAACAAACCGATATTTACGCGTTCGGCGTTACAGCCTACGAAATGTTCACGGGCCACAAACCGTTTGAGGGCGTGACCTTGGAAGACGCCAAAAAAAATCAACTTGACCCCAACGGAAAGCCGACCCGGTTCCGCTTCCACAACGTCAACCTCCCGGCCCCCATGGAAAACCTTATTTACAAGTGCCTTGCATACCGGCAAAGCGACCGATACCCTTCCATGTCTCTGGTCCTTCGAGACCTTGAGACCATGGTATGA
- a CDS encoding L,D-transpeptidase family protein: protein MTQFVVEKADTKGGRSARLLAVGLLVAVCAAAFLISLYARHSGVRVDELTADHSDVGIEGPSLLPGAIANEPPSDPAPPASPSVPGPVNESASLTPTETNVVAESPIKTGEHPAIVLLREAKQLKGEDRLQDARETALRALDQNPDASTLQALESLLGEVGIALVTTPRPMPEKIDYVVQPGDSLGRIARTYGTTIELLEKSNRLKSRVIRPGDRLRVLTGTWSIRVNKTRNDLVLSLNDRFFKRYRVGTGEYATTPTGEFRITDRIPQPTWWHPDGRTIPYGHPENLLGTHWLALDIKGYGLHGTWEPETIGRQSSMGCVRLVNEDIEELFTLVPVGTRVIIED from the coding sequence ATGACGCAATTCGTTGTCGAAAAGGCAGATACAAAAGGAGGCCGCTCCGCCCGCCTCCTCGCAGTCGGACTTTTGGTCGCCGTATGCGCGGCTGCCTTCCTCATAAGTCTCTATGCCCGGCACTCGGGCGTCCGGGTGGACGAACTCACAGCCGATCACAGTGACGTCGGAATTGAGGGACCATCACTCCTCCCTGGCGCAATCGCAAACGAACCGCCTTCGGATCCCGCGCCGCCGGCCAGCCCTTCTGTTCCCGGCCCCGTGAATGAATCGGCCAGCTTGACGCCGACGGAAACGAATGTAGTGGCGGAATCTCCGATCAAGACGGGAGAGCACCCTGCGATAGTCCTTCTTCGGGAAGCGAAACAGCTCAAGGGCGAGGACCGGTTGCAGGACGCACGAGAAACGGCGCTCAGGGCGCTTGATCAGAACCCGGACGCGTCCACGCTCCAAGCCTTGGAGTCGCTCTTGGGCGAGGTCGGGATCGCCCTGGTCACGACACCCCGGCCCATGCCCGAGAAAATTGACTACGTAGTCCAGCCGGGCGATTCGCTGGGCCGAATCGCGCGAACCTACGGGACCACTATCGAACTTCTTGAGAAAAGCAACCGGCTAAAATCCAGAGTGATTCGACCCGGGGACCGGCTTCGTGTCCTGACCGGCACCTGGTCCATCCGCGTGAACAAAACACGCAATGATTTGGTCCTCTCATTGAATGACCGTTTTTTCAAACGATATCGCGTGGGAACGGGCGAATATGCCACAACGCCCACGGGCGAATTCAGGATCACCGACCGAATCCCCCAACCGACGTGGTGGCACCCCGACGGGCGCACCATCCCCTACGGACACCCGGAGAATTTGTTGGGCACGCACTGGCTCGCGCTGGATATCAAAGGGTACGGGCTGCACGGCACATGGGAGCCGGAAACCATTGGCCGGCAGTCCAGCATGGGGTGCGTTCGACTCGTCAACGAAGACATTGAGGAACTCTTCACGTTGGTGCCGGTCGGCACGCGCGTGATCATTGAAGACTAG
- a CDS encoding acetyl-CoA carboxylase carboxyltransferase subunit alpha, producing the protein MAMPAFSLPFEKPILELENKLRDLAQFSENQKIDVSAEIERMKRRIHETRKKIYSELTPWQKVQVARHPLRPYTLDYVQHMASDWMELHGDRNYRDDRAIIGGFATIEDERVMLIGTQKGRDTKSNLECNFGCAYPEGYRKALRLMKLASKFRLPIVVLIDTPGAYPGIESEERHIAEAIAVNLREMFMMPVPIVVTIIGEGGSGGALGIGVGDRVLVLEHAYYSVISPEGCAAILWKDRKYADRAAEALKLTSSDLIAMGFADEVVPEPVGGAHSDHKAMADTLKIAILRNLKEIKMMSDEQRLAARYAKFRAMGRFSEGAPPGGYVVSPPAKPAGKAGDTLADQVPPANK; encoded by the coding sequence ATGGCCATGCCCGCTTTCTCGCTTCCATTTGAGAAACCGATCCTCGAGCTCGAAAACAAACTTCGCGACCTCGCGCAATTCAGCGAAAACCAGAAAATCGACGTCTCCGCCGAAATCGAGCGGATGAAGCGCCGAATCCACGAAACCCGGAAGAAAATTTACAGCGAACTCACCCCCTGGCAAAAAGTCCAGGTCGCGCGCCATCCCCTCCGCCCGTACACGCTGGATTACGTGCAACACATGGCGTCGGATTGGATGGAGCTGCATGGCGATCGGAATTACCGCGATGATCGGGCGATCATCGGCGGCTTCGCGACCATTGAAGACGAGCGGGTCATGCTTATCGGGACCCAGAAAGGCAGGGACACAAAAAGCAACCTCGAATGCAACTTCGGTTGCGCCTACCCCGAGGGATATCGCAAGGCGCTGCGGCTCATGAAATTGGCGTCGAAGTTTCGGCTGCCGATCGTTGTGTTGATCGACACCCCCGGAGCCTACCCCGGCATCGAATCGGAAGAGCGCCACATCGCCGAGGCCATCGCCGTCAATTTGCGGGAAATGTTTATGATGCCGGTTCCCATCGTGGTCACCATCATCGGCGAGGGTGGCAGCGGAGGCGCCCTCGGAATCGGCGTAGGGGACCGCGTGCTGGTGTTGGAGCACGCCTACTACTCGGTGATATCCCCAGAGGGCTGCGCCGCCATCCTTTGGAAGGATCGAAAATACGCCGACCGCGCCGCCGAGGCTCTGAAGCTGACGTCGTCGGATCTGATTGCGATGGGATTCGCGGACGAGGTCGTACCGGAACCAGTAGGGGGGGCCCACAGCGACCACAAGGCCATGGCCGATACGCTCAAAATCGCAATCCTGCGCAATCTCAAAGAGATCAAAATGATGTCGGACGAGCAACGCCTCGCCGCCCGATACGCCAAATTCCGAGCCATGGGCCGATTCTCCGAAGGAGCGCCGCCCGGTGGTTACGTTGTGTCGCCGCCCGCCAAACCGGCCGGCAAGGCGGGCGATACGCTGGCGGACCAGGTCCCGCCCGCAAATAAGTAG
- a CDS encoding DUF368 domain-containing protein, whose protein sequence is MSSSPVPDRTLKDYLGIAGIGAAMGAADVVPGVSGGTMAFILGIYDELLATVKSFNLEFLKLLVRFRLKAALEHVNWKFLLSLVLGLGTTLVTLAHAITYLLDHHPVPLFAFFFGLILASIVSVATHVKWNFAMAAACALGAFAAYKIVRLVPVTMPNDPFTLFWCAAVAIMAMILPGISGSFILFILGQYRFVMEAVKSLDVLTLLPFALGAASGLMAFSRVLTWLLNHYRRLTITLLVGFMIGSLWKIWPFRKVIETVEKKPGEWIPIRETVVWPDQFTAEVALSILLCIAGFVLILWIDRLQSEANPLKKIVRE, encoded by the coding sequence ATGTCCAGCTCACCTGTTCCCGACCGCACGCTGAAGGACTACCTCGGAATCGCCGGGATCGGCGCTGCTATGGGCGCGGCGGATGTCGTGCCTGGCGTTTCGGGCGGAACCATGGCGTTCATTCTGGGCATCTACGATGAGCTGCTGGCGACGGTCAAATCCTTCAACCTCGAGTTCCTCAAGTTGCTGGTGCGCTTTCGGCTGAAGGCGGCGCTTGAGCATGTCAACTGGAAGTTCCTTCTCTCCCTCGTCCTCGGCCTGGGGACGACCCTCGTGACGCTCGCGCACGCCATCACCTATTTGCTGGATCACCACCCCGTGCCGCTCTTCGCGTTCTTCTTCGGGTTGATTCTCGCCTCAATCGTCTCTGTCGCCACCCACGTAAAATGGAACTTTGCGATGGCGGCGGCTTGCGCCCTCGGCGCGTTTGCTGCCTACAAAATCGTTCGGCTCGTCCCCGTGACCATGCCGAATGATCCGTTCACGCTATTCTGGTGCGCGGCCGTCGCGATCATGGCGATGATTCTGCCGGGTATCTCTGGATCCTTTATCCTCTTCATCCTTGGTCAGTACCGATTCGTGATGGAGGCGGTGAAATCCCTCGACGTCCTCACGCTCCTGCCATTCGCCCTCGGCGCCGCGTCGGGCCTAATGGCCTTCTCCCGTGTTCTGACGTGGCTGCTCAACCACTACCGCCGGCTGACCATCACGCTGCTGGTCGGGTTCATGATCGGTTCGCTCTGGAAAATCTGGCCGTTTCGCAAGGTGATCGAAACCGTCGAAAAAAAACCCGGCGAATGGATCCCGATCCGCGAGACGGTGGTCTGGCCCGATCAGTTCACCGCCGAGGTGGCGCTTTCGATCCTCCTATGCATCGCTGGCTTTGTCCTCATCCTCTGGATCGATCGACTGCAGTCGGAAGCCAATCCGCTAAAAAAAATTGTGCGCGAATGA
- a CDS encoding KpsF/GutQ family sugar-phosphate isomerase, producing MTHRYLARAREVIDTEIEGLRRVRDALDEAFVKAVERILTALGAGGKIVVCGVGKNIPIGQKIAATLTSTGSPAVFLHPSDAMHGELGILSDGDVVVALSYSGESEELLNLLPAIKRRKLPIVAITGSRENALARVSDEVIVAAVDAEACPFNMAPTASTTAALAVGDALAMVLLEARGFRKEDYAELHPGGAIGRTLLLKVEDIMRTGPRLATVPRGARVKDAVVAMSSARAGSVVIIDGDRKVAGIFTDGDLRRHLDLADLPNRVIDELMTRNPIRIRIGRLAVEALAIFEKHNIDDLIVVDDSDRLAGCIDIQDLPKFKIL from the coding sequence ATGACCCACCGCTACCTGGCTCGGGCGCGGGAAGTGATCGACACTGAAATCGAGGGGCTCCGCCGCGTTCGAGACGCCCTCGACGAAGCCTTCGTGAAAGCGGTGGAGCGAATTCTTACTGCTCTGGGCGCCGGCGGGAAGATCGTGGTCTGCGGCGTTGGCAAAAACATCCCGATCGGCCAAAAAATTGCCGCAACCCTCACCAGCACGGGAAGCCCCGCTGTCTTCCTCCATCCGTCCGACGCCATGCACGGCGAGCTCGGAATCCTCTCCGACGGCGACGTCGTCGTCGCCTTAAGCTATAGCGGTGAATCCGAGGAGCTTCTGAATCTTCTCCCGGCCATCAAACGCCGCAAGCTTCCGATCGTCGCGATCACCGGCTCGCGAGAGAATGCGCTGGCGCGCGTCAGTGATGAAGTGATTGTCGCCGCAGTGGATGCCGAGGCCTGCCCCTTCAACATGGCGCCCACCGCCAGTACCACTGCCGCGCTAGCTGTTGGCGACGCACTGGCCATGGTGCTTCTCGAAGCGCGGGGATTTCGCAAAGAGGATTATGCCGAGTTACATCCCGGCGGGGCCATCGGCCGGACACTTCTGCTGAAGGTCGAAGACATCATGCGCACGGGGCCGAGGCTGGCAACTGTGCCGCGCGGCGCGCGCGTCAAGGACGCCGTGGTTGCGATGTCCAGCGCGCGAGCCGGGTCCGTGGTGATCATCGACGGCGACCGAAAAGTCGCCGGGATTTTCACTGACGGAGATTTGCGACGGCACCTGGACCTGGCCGACCTGCCGAACCGAGTTATTGACGAGCTGATGACTCGGAACCCGATCCGCATCCGCATAGGACGGCTCGCGGTCGAAGCCCTCGCAATATTTGAGAAGCATAACATCGACGACCTCATCGTGGTCGACGACAGCGACCGGCTGGCCGGCTGCATCGACATTCAGGACCTTCCAAAATTCAAAATCTTGTAG
- a CDS encoding DHH family phosphoesterase, with product METPPSEPSSSRLDSLRRALPSNRRILIVPHDFPDPDAIASAAAIHWLLDKHFGIQSQIAFSGDVSRAENKELLRRLKCRWHRLEDLNLRGVSEHDCILVDTAPWSRNVTLPPGAVARVVIDHHEHKSIPDLSGAHIDIRGEAGATATLALEYLEAAGVDIPRWLAAVMAYAIVSETLDLTREVSAPDLKAYLSLVAKADLRIIGRIRHAPLSRVYFVRLQEALSRARVLRDVAWTHLSAIEQPEMAAEVADLLLRMEGIRWSFCTAELPGRLFVSLRSSRRAASCNRIIRAAIGRNGAAGGHDKMAAGYLETGGAAGLELEERRIALVRQLLRRMGIRNGAGPIEEAAERLIG from the coding sequence ATGGAAACGCCGCCGTCGGAACCGAGCTCGTCGAGACTGGATTCGCTCCGTCGGGCGCTGCCATCGAATCGGCGCATACTGATCGTCCCCCACGATTTCCCCGATCCGGATGCCATCGCTTCAGCCGCGGCCATCCATTGGCTGCTCGACAAGCATTTTGGAATTCAGAGCCAAATCGCATTCAGCGGTGATGTGTCGCGCGCGGAGAACAAGGAATTGTTGCGTCGACTCAAATGCCGCTGGCACCGCCTTGAGGACCTCAATCTCCGCGGCGTCTCGGAACACGATTGCATCCTGGTGGACACTGCGCCGTGGTCGCGGAATGTCACATTGCCGCCGGGTGCCGTCGCCCGAGTGGTGATCGACCACCATGAACACAAGTCCATCCCGGATCTCAGCGGCGCCCACATTGACATCCGAGGCGAGGCCGGCGCCACTGCAACGCTTGCGCTGGAATATCTGGAAGCGGCGGGCGTCGATATCCCGCGCTGGCTGGCGGCGGTGATGGCCTACGCCATCGTTTCGGAAACCCTTGACCTGACGCGGGAGGTGTCGGCGCCGGATTTGAAGGCCTACCTTTCCCTGGTTGCCAAAGCGGATCTGCGGATCATCGGGCGGATTCGGCATGCTCCGCTGTCCCGTGTGTACTTCGTCCGGCTTCAGGAGGCGCTCTCTCGAGCGCGGGTGCTGCGCGACGTCGCCTGGACCCATTTGAGCGCCATTGAACAGCCGGAAATGGCCGCCGAGGTCGCTGATTTGCTACTGCGAATGGAGGGTATCCGATGGTCGTTCTGCACGGCTGAACTGCCCGGGCGGCTGTTCGTATCCCTTCGCAGCAGCCGGCGGGCCGCGTCATGCAATCGGATCATCCGCGCCGCCATCGGCCGAAACGGCGCGGCGGGCGGCCATGACAAGATGGCTGCCGGCTATCTCGAGACGGGCGGCGCAGCCGGACTGGAACTCGAAGAGCGGCGAATTGCGCTGGTTCGCCAATTGTTGCGCCGGATGGGGATCCGAAACGGGGCCGGTCCAATCGAGGAGGCCGCCGAGCGGCTGATCGGCTAG
- the fabF gene encoding beta-ketoacyl-ACP synthase II gives MSRRRVVVTGLGVVSPLGSDLKLFLDRLLAGKSGIRRIQSFDVSGYASQIAGEVVEFNPDPYIPKKEQRRMDPFCLYGMVASKMAVADAGLDFSKEDPSRCGALVGSGIGGLLILQDQMRVLIEKGPSRFSPFMIPQMITNILPGYLAIEYGLQGPNFCITSACATATHCLGEAMRMIRNGEADVMIAGGAEGSICELGVGGFCAMRALSTRNDEPEKASRPFDRARDGFVIAEGAGIMVLEDYEHAKARGARIYCELAGYGRTCDAFHITAPHEEGAGASRAMSLAIQDAGLSPEQINYINPHATSTQLGDLCEVKAIKIALGEHAKSIPVSATKSMIGHGLGAAGGLESVAVALMIHRGAVHPTINLDDPDDGCDLDFVPHTAREHRITAALKNSFGFGGHNATLCFTAAP, from the coding sequence ATGAGCCGCCGTCGTGTCGTAGTGACGGGTTTGGGGGTTGTGTCCCCGCTGGGGTCCGACCTGAAATTGTTTTTGGACCGCCTCCTCGCGGGGAAATCCGGCATCCGGAGAATTCAGTCGTTTGACGTCTCCGGCTACGCCTCACAGATCGCCGGGGAGGTCGTGGAATTCAACCCGGACCCCTACATTCCCAAAAAAGAGCAGCGACGGATGGATCCCTTTTGCTTGTATGGCATGGTTGCCTCCAAAATGGCGGTCGCCGACGCCGGGCTGGATTTTTCCAAAGAGGATCCTTCCCGGTGCGGGGCGCTCGTCGGCTCTGGCATCGGCGGCTTGCTCATCCTGCAGGATCAAATGCGCGTTCTGATCGAAAAAGGACCCTCCCGTTTCTCTCCCTTCATGATCCCGCAGATGATCACGAATATTCTCCCGGGATATCTGGCGATCGAATACGGTCTGCAGGGACCGAATTTCTGCATCACCTCCGCCTGCGCCACCGCAACGCACTGCCTGGGCGAGGCAATGCGGATGATTCGCAATGGAGAGGCCGACGTCATGATTGCCGGCGGGGCCGAGGGGAGCATTTGCGAACTGGGCGTTGGTGGCTTCTGTGCCATGCGCGCCCTCAGCACCCGGAATGACGAACCTGAAAAGGCCTCGCGTCCGTTCGACCGCGCGCGCGATGGCTTCGTCATCGCCGAAGGCGCCGGCATCATGGTGCTCGAGGACTATGAACACGCGAAGGCCCGCGGCGCGAGGATCTATTGCGAACTGGCGGGATACGGCCGAACCTGCGATGCCTTCCACATCACCGCTCCGCACGAGGAGGGCGCCGGCGCCTCGCGGGCCATGTCCCTGGCCATCCAGGACGCCGGCTTGTCGCCGGAGCAGATCAACTACATCAACCCGCACGCCACGAGCACGCAACTCGGCGATCTCTGTGAGGTCAAGGCCATCAAGATCGCCTTGGGTGAGCACGCCAAATCAATCCCGGTGAGCGCCACAAAGTCTATGATCGGACACGGGCTCGGCGCGGCCGGCGGACTTGAATCGGTCGCTGTGGCGCTGATGATCCATCGCGGCGCGGTCCACCCGACAATCAACCTCGACGACCCCGACGATGGGTGTGATCTGGATTTTGTGCCGCATACAGCGCGCGAACATCGGATCACGGCGGCTCTCAAAAATTCATTCGGTTTCGGCGGCCATAACGCGACGCTCTGTTTTACTGCCGCGCCCTGA
- the acpP gene encoding acyl carrier protein, producing MALEDKVKEIIVEQLGVNADQVTPEASFIEDLGADSLDTVELVMAFEEEFGAEIPDEDAEKLTTVGAVINYLKEKGYGDK from the coding sequence ATGGCACTGGAAGACAAAGTGAAGGAAATCATCGTGGAGCAACTCGGTGTCAATGCCGACCAGGTCACCCCCGAGGCCTCGTTTATTGAAGACCTCGGAGCGGATTCGCTCGACACGGTCGAACTGGTGATGGCGTTTGAAGAGGAATTCGGCGCCGAGATTCCGGACGAAGACGCTGAAAAGTTGACCACCGTCGGCGCCGTGATCAACTATCTCAAGGAGAAAGGCTACGGGGATAAATAG